A window from Populus trichocarpa isolate Nisqually-1 chromosome 3, P.trichocarpa_v4.1, whole genome shotgun sequence encodes these proteins:
- the LOC7491909 gene encoding probable polyamine transporter At1g31830 isoform X2, with protein sequence MGEYNGVAYVDINEGPSSPKLDNFKKVSVLHLIFLIFYEVSGGPFGVEDSVQAAGPLLSLLGFLVFPLIWSVPEALITAEMGTMFPENGGYVVWVSTALGPYWGFQQGWMKWLSGVIDNALYPVLFLDYLKSGIPALAGGLPRVAAALALTFLLTYMNYRGLAIVGSVAVLLGIFSILPFVVMGLVAIPKLEPSRWFVMNLHDVDWNLYLNTLFWNLNYWDSISTLAGEVDNPKKNLPKALFYALILVVLSYFFPLLVGTGAIPLNRDLWTDGYFSDIAKILGGVWLRWWIQGAAAMSNMGMFVAEMSSDSFQLLGMAERGMLPEFFAKRSRHGTPLIGILFSASGVILLSWLSFQEIIAAENFLYCFGMILEFIAFVLLRIKCPVASRPYKIPVGTVGAILMCIPPTILICVVLALSTVKVMIVSLFAVAIGLVMQPCLKYAEKKRWMKFSVSGELPDLHEGNQERVDFLED encoded by the coding sequence ATGGGAGAATACAATGGTGTTGCATATGTGGATATTAATGAAGGACCTTCTTCACCTAAATTGGACAACTTTAAGAAAGTTTCAGTTTTGCACctcatttttctcatcttcTATGAGGTTTCCGGTGGACCTTTTGGAGTGGAGGATAGTGTTCAGGCAGCTGGTCCGCTCCTTTCACTTCTTGGGTTCTTGGTATTCCCATTAATATGGAGTGTTCCCGAGGCATTGATTACAGCCGAGATGGGTACCATGTTTCCAGAAAATGGAGGTTATGTTGTTTGGGTTTCAACTGCTTTGGGTCCTTACTGGGGTTTCCAGCAAGGATGGATGAAGTGGCTGAGCGGCGTGATTGATAATGCTCTGTACCCAGTTCTTTTTCTTGACTATTTGAAGTCGGGAATCCCAGCTTTGGCTGGTGGTTTACCAAGAGTTGCAGCTGCTCTGGCGTTGACATTTCTCCTCACTTACATGAATTACAGGGGTTTAGCTATTGTGGGATCGGTTGCAGTTCTTCTGGGTATCTTTTCGATCCTTCCTTTTGTCGTTATGGGGCTAGTGGCGATTCCGAAGCTGGAGCCTTCAAGATGGTTTGTGATGAATTTGCATGATGTGGATTGGAATTTGTATTTGAACACTCTGTTTTGGAATTTAAACTATTGGGACTCAATAAGTACTCTTGCTGGAGAGGTGGATAACCCGAAGAAAAATCTACCTAAAGCTCTCTTTTATGCTTTGATCTTGGTTGTTCTTAGTTATTTCTTCCCCCTTTTGGTTGGCACTGGTGCTATCCCACTCAACCGTGATTTGTGGACTGATGGGTATTTCTCAGATATTGCTAAAATTCTTGGGGGTGTTTGGTTGAGATGGTGGATCCAAGGGGCTGCAGCAATGTCAAATATGGGAATGTTCGTGGCTGAAATGAGCAGCGACTCTTTCCAGCTTTTGGGGATGGCAGAGCGAGGAATGCTTCCAGAGTTCTTTGCCAAGCGGTCTCGGCACGGCACACCTTTGATTGGGATTTTATTTTCTGCATCTGGTGTTATTTTGTTATCATGGCTAAGCTTTCAGGAGATCATAGCTGcagagaattttttatattgctttGGAATGATATTGGAATTTATAGCATTTGTACTGTTAAGGATAAAATGTCCTGTTGCTTCACGGCCTTACAAGATTCCTGTGGGAACAGTTGGAGCCATTCTTATGTGTATTCCTCCAACCATACTGATTTGTGTTGTGCTAGCTCTTTCAACAGTCAAAGTGATGATTGTGAGTCTGTTTGCGGTGGCAATTGGCCTTGTGATGCAGCCCTGTCTCAAATATGCCGAGAAAAAGAGGTGGATGAAGTTTTCTGTCAGTGGTGAACTCCCAGACCTTCATGAAGGTAATCAGGAGAGAGTTGATTTCTTAGAAGACTAG
- the LOC7465478 gene encoding ubiquinol oxidase 2, mitochondrial gives MSQSTATKVSRLLLGQLGPRFLSNTTTFSRPATAGMSSTRFASYGVRGWSASAPPVMPGEEEKPKAAANSFTTEDGKAIVSYWGVTPPKITKEDGTAWKWNCFRPWESYKPDISIDVKKHHKPGTTMDKFAYWTVQVLKYPTYLFFQRRHMCHAMLLETVAAVPGMVGGMLLHCKSLRRFEQSGGWIKALLEEAENERMHLMTFVEIAKPQWYERALVFAVQGAFFNAYFLAYLASPKLAHRIVGYLEEEAVNSYSEFLEDLDNGNFENVPAPAIAIDYWRLPPNSTLRDVVFVIRADEAHHRDLNHYASDIQCQGQELKHTPAPIGYH, from the exons ATGAGTCAGAGTACAGCAACGAAGGTTTCCAGGTTGCTTCTGGGGCAACTTGGCCCTCGTTTCTTGTCAAACACAACCACTTTTTCTAGGCCTGCAACTGCAGGCATGAGCTCGACCAGATTTGCTTCTTATGGGGTCCGAGGTTGGAGTGCTTCAGCACCACCTGTTATGCCAGGTGAAGAGGAGAAACCAAAGGCAGCTGCAAATTCATTTACTACAGAAGATGGTAAGGCCATCGTGAGCTATTGGGGTGTGACTCCCCCCAAGATCACCAAGGAGGATGGCACAGCTTGGAAGTGGAACTGCTTCAGG CCATGGGAGTCCTACAAACCTGACATCTCAATTGATGTGAAGAAGCACCATAAGCCTGGTACAACAATGGATAAATTTGCCTACTGGACCGTCCAGGTCCTCAAATACCCCACTTACTTATTCTTCCAG AGACGGCATATGTGCCATGCCATGCTGCTAGAGACAGTAGCTGCTGTTCCAGGCATGGTTGGAGGGATGCTCTTGCATTGCAAATCACTACGACGATTCGAGCAAAGTGGCGGCTGGATAAAAGCTCTTTTAGAAGAAGCTGAGAACGAGCGGATGCATCTTATGACCTTCGTTGAAATAGCTAAGCCCCAGTGGTACGAACGAGCCCTTGTATTTGCTGTCCAAGGTGCCTTCTTCAATGCTTATTTTCTGGCATATTTAGCCTCTCCGAAGCTTGCACACCGTATAGTAGGGTACTTGGAAGAGGAGGCGGTGAACTCCTACTCAGAGTTCCTCGAGGACTTGGACAATGGTAATTTTGAGAACGTGCCTGCCCCTGCTATTGCCATTGACTACTGGCGCTTGCCTCCCAACTCCACGCTTCGTGATGTTGTGTTCGTTATAAGAGCTGATGAAGCACATCACCGAGACCTTAACCACTACGCATCG GACATTCAATGTCAAGGACAAGAGTTAAAGCATACACCTGCTCCAATCGGATATCATTAA
- the LOC7491910 gene encoding acyl-CoA-binding protein codes for MGLQEEFEEHAEKAKTLPENTTNENKLILYGLFKQATVGLVNTSRPGIFNMRDRAKWDAWKAVEGKSKEEAMSDYITKVKQLLEEAAASA; via the exons ATGGGTTTGCAG GAGGAATTTGAGGAGCACGCTGAGAAAGCCAAGACACTGCCAGAAAATACAACAAATGAGAACAAACTTATTCTCTATGGGCTCTTCAAGCAAGCCACTGTTGGACTAGTGAACACCA GCCGCCCTGGTATTTTCAACATGAGGGACAGGGCAAAGTGGGATGCATGGAAGGCTGTTGAAG ggaAATCCAAGGAGGAAGCAATGAGTGACTATATCACCAAGGTTAAGCAGTTGCTGGAAGAAGCTGCTGCTTCTGCCTAG
- the LOC7491909 gene encoding probable polyamine transporter At1g31830 isoform X1 — MKLRNTAANKQQPSIAMGEYNGVAYVDINEGPSSPKLDNFKKVSVLHLIFLIFYEVSGGPFGVEDSVQAAGPLLSLLGFLVFPLIWSVPEALITAEMGTMFPENGGYVVWVSTALGPYWGFQQGWMKWLSGVIDNALYPVLFLDYLKSGIPALAGGLPRVAAALALTFLLTYMNYRGLAIVGSVAVLLGIFSILPFVVMGLVAIPKLEPSRWFVMNLHDVDWNLYLNTLFWNLNYWDSISTLAGEVDNPKKNLPKALFYALILVVLSYFFPLLVGTGAIPLNRDLWTDGYFSDIAKILGGVWLRWWIQGAAAMSNMGMFVAEMSSDSFQLLGMAERGMLPEFFAKRSRHGTPLIGILFSASGVILLSWLSFQEIIAAENFLYCFGMILEFIAFVLLRIKCPVASRPYKIPVGTVGAILMCIPPTILICVVLALSTVKVMIVSLFAVAIGLVMQPCLKYAEKKRWMKFSVSGELPDLHEGNQERVDFLED, encoded by the exons atg AAACTGAGGAACACAGCAGCAAATAAGCAACAACCTTCTATTGCAATGGGAGAATACAATGGTGTTGCATATGTGGATATTAATGAAGGACCTTCTTCACCTAAATTGGACAACTTTAAGAAAGTTTCAGTTTTGCACctcatttttctcatcttcTATGAGGTTTCCGGTGGACCTTTTGGAGTGGAGGATAGTGTTCAGGCAGCTGGTCCGCTCCTTTCACTTCTTGGGTTCTTGGTATTCCCATTAATATGGAGTGTTCCCGAGGCATTGATTACAGCCGAGATGGGTACCATGTTTCCAGAAAATGGAGGTTATGTTGTTTGGGTTTCAACTGCTTTGGGTCCTTACTGGGGTTTCCAGCAAGGATGGATGAAGTGGCTGAGCGGCGTGATTGATAATGCTCTGTACCCAGTTCTTTTTCTTGACTATTTGAAGTCGGGAATCCCAGCTTTGGCTGGTGGTTTACCAAGAGTTGCAGCTGCTCTGGCGTTGACATTTCTCCTCACTTACATGAATTACAGGGGTTTAGCTATTGTGGGATCGGTTGCAGTTCTTCTGGGTATCTTTTCGATCCTTCCTTTTGTCGTTATGGGGCTAGTGGCGATTCCGAAGCTGGAGCCTTCAAGATGGTTTGTGATGAATTTGCATGATGTGGATTGGAATTTGTATTTGAACACTCTGTTTTGGAATTTAAACTATTGGGACTCAATAAGTACTCTTGCTGGAGAGGTGGATAACCCGAAGAAAAATCTACCTAAAGCTCTCTTTTATGCTTTGATCTTGGTTGTTCTTAGTTATTTCTTCCCCCTTTTGGTTGGCACTGGTGCTATCCCACTCAACCGTGATTTGTGGACTGATGGGTATTTCTCAGATATTGCTAAAATTCTTGGGGGTGTTTGGTTGAGATGGTGGATCCAAGGGGCTGCAGCAATGTCAAATATGGGAATGTTCGTGGCTGAAATGAGCAGCGACTCTTTCCAGCTTTTGGGGATGGCAGAGCGAGGAATGCTTCCAGAGTTCTTTGCCAAGCGGTCTCGGCACGGCACACCTTTGATTGGGATTTTATTTTCTGCATCTGGTGTTATTTTGTTATCATGGCTAAGCTTTCAGGAGATCATAGCTGcagagaattttttatattgctttGGAATGATATTGGAATTTATAGCATTTGTACTGTTAAGGATAAAATGTCCTGTTGCTTCACGGCCTTACAAGATTCCTGTGGGAACAGTTGGAGCCATTCTTATGTGTATTCCTCCAACCATACTGATTTGTGTTGTGCTAGCTCTTTCAACAGTCAAAGTGATGATTGTGAGTCTGTTTGCGGTGGCAATTGGCCTTGTGATGCAGCCCTGTCTCAAATATGCCGAGAAAAAGAGGTGGATGAAGTTTTCTGTCAGTGGTGAACTCCCAGACCTTCATGAAGGTAATCAGGAGAGAGTTGATTTCTTAGAAGACTAG
- the LOC7491908 gene encoding NAC domain-containing protein 2 gives MYFFTPKNRKYRNGSRPNRAADGGYWKATGKDKTVKYRGTPVGKRKTLEFYTGKALQGEKTDWKMHEFTVNDPAPIHQVRNTRDYMRLDDWVLCQIYKKSKKPKDVRNRQRDEENSTLTAMDNVDYVNNHDEDRTDLPVMDAGYVGEMDNVGADAVFTHDYSQQQIASSEFPADFNLHAASYSGMFPSLAETCGDPASVFSNSDNLSTLDDLLNPANFHWNIDDPFFDLHTSVPNNIPGNPVPAPGNIANPASPCNLPAANHVPSSRYLPSAYLAPPGHQILQPVSQLQQQMLCQKTACSNE, from the exons ATGTACTTTTTCACACCAAAGAACAGAAAGTACAGGAATGGAAGTAGACCTAATCGAGCCGCTGACGGTGGATACTGGAAAGCCACTGGAAAAGATAAGACAGTCAAATACAGGGGCACTCCAGTTGGAAAGAGGAAGACACTGGAGTTCTATACTGGAAAGGCTCTACAGGGTGAAAAAACCGACTGGAAAATGCATGAGTTTACAGTGAATGATCCAGCTCCTATTCATCAAGTCAGAAATACTAGAGATTACATGAGG CTGGATGACTGGGTTTTATGCCAGATTTACAAGAAATCAAAGAAGCCTAAAGATGTCAGAAATCGACAAAGAGACGAGGAAAATTCAACACTAACTGCTATGGATAATGTTGATTACGTAAATAACCATGATGAAGATAGGACTGATCTGCCTGTTATGGATGCTGGCTATGTTGGGGAGATGGATAATGTTGGTGCTGATGCTGTTTTCACCCATGACTATAGCCAACAACAGATTGCTTCAAGTGAATTCCCTGCTGATTTTAACCTCCATGCTGCTTCATATAGCGGCATGTTTCCCAGTTTGGCCGAGACATGTGGAGATCCTGCCTCAGTATTTTCCAATTCTGACAACCTGTCAACCCTGGATGATCTTTTGAATCCTGCAAACTTTCATTGGAACATTGATGATCCATTTTTTGACCTCCATACTAGCGTGCCAAATAATATTCCAGGAAATCCTGTTCCTGCTCCCGGCAACATCGCAAATCCTGCTTCTCCTTGCAACCTTCCCGCAGCTAATCATGTTCCTTCTTCGCGCTATCTTCCTTCGGCATATCTTGCTCCTCCTGGCCACCAAATCCTGCAACCAGTCAGTCAACTTCAGCAGCAGATGTTGTGCCAAAAAACAGCCTGCTCTAACGAATAG
- the LOC7491911 gene encoding formin-like protein 14: MSLLSRFFYRRPPDGLLEFVDRVYVFDSCFSTDVLPDGMYQIYLHEIITELYEEFPDSSFLAFNFREGEKRSQLAEILCQYDVTVMDYPRQYEGCPLLPLSLIQHFLRVCESWLSKGNHQNVILFHCERGSWPLLAFLLASFLIFRKLHSGEKRTLEIVHKEAPKGFLQLLSPLNPFPSQLRYLQYVARRNIAPEWPPPERALSLDCVIFRAIPSFDAGNGCRPIIRIFGRNLHTKGGLSTQMLFSMSKKKKSALRHYCQADCDVIKIDIQCLVQGDVVLECLHLDLDSEREVMMFRVMFNTAFIRSNILMLNSDNLDILWDSKERYPKGFRAEVLFGEVESISSPKAPTTILNGEEKGGLPIEAFSRVQELFSGVEWVDSSDDAALWLLKQLSVISDAREFSRMQTQVSSYASPVDSEDENNASSTADSSDEAFDYVSKSTAEGMKPLMSNTVESVPLSAESNDPQDLDLTTDPPPQVSVKGVPSSLHQQLSVAGVGTLTSPCPPQPPPPPPFARTPPPPPPHPPSSISNQSPLSVAAPLDPYPPPPPLPPSPPTRPSTTTSNSKSPPPPPPPPPLPNVSSGDLSTASVPTSKRDIPPPPCPPPPPNFFNKDASLPPASHNTCLLPPPPPPPPPPPPLPNFSKDSGTPPPPTCRGPPPPPPPPPPLPNFSKDSGTPPPPTCRGPPPPPPPPPPPPPPPPPPPPPPPSPPPPPPLLSSSKGPPPPPISSKTRQSSVPQRLPVPPPPPPPPLPPFSMSTTNNVKTSPQQPPPPPPPPPPPTTLSSSSKSTASCIGGAPPPPPPPLPPFGRNPANAPRPPPPPPPPGRNPTNAPTPPPPPPGPTRPTSTAPPPPPKPPAAPPPPPGRASVPGPPPPPGAKGSNVPPPPPPSAGRGKASLGASSHVRGRSAGGSGNAPKRASLKPLHWVKVTRAMQGSLWADSQKQENQSRAPEIDISELESLFSAASVSDGKGSIKAGGRRGSHINKPEKVQLVDLRRAYNCEIMLTKIKIPLPDMIKAVLALDSSALDIDQVENLIKFCPTKEEMEMLRNYTGDKEMLGKCEQFFLELMKVPRVEAKLRVFAFRITFSSQVDDLRRNLNSINDATREVKESAKLRQIMQTILTLGNALNQGTARGSAVGFKLDSLLKLSDTRARNNKMTLMHYLCKLLAEKMPELLDFDKDLVHLEAASKIQLKTLAEEMQAVSKGLEKVEQELTTSVNDGAISTGFQKVLKNFLDTAESEVRSLISLYSEVGRNADSLSQYFGEDPARCPFEQVTQILVVFVKLFKKSREENERQADVEKKKLEKEAMKEKATTNLSARKDGVDSDKSTLGFQIQKDLLNHGSNHTTT, from the exons ATGTCCCTCCTCAGTAGATTCTTTTACCGGAGACCCCCTGATGGCTTACTCGAATTTGTTGATAGAGTTTACG tgtttgattcttgtttttccaCTGATGTATTACCGGATGGAATGTACCAAATTTACCTGCACGAAATAATAACTGAATTATATGAGGAATTTCCGGACTCTTCGTTTCTGGCCTTTAATTTTCGGGAAGGCGAGAAACGGAGTCAGCTTGCAGAAATTTTATGTCAGTATGATGTTACTGTAATGGATTATCCGCGGCAGTATGAGGGTTGTCCATTGCTGCCATTGTCTTTGATTCAGCATTTTCTTCGTGTTTGTGAGAGTTGGCTTTCGAAAGGGAATCATCAGAATGTTATCCTTTTTCACTGTGAGAGAGGGAGTTGGCCATTGTTAGCATTTCTTTTGGccagtttcttgatttttaggAAGTTGCATAGTGGTGAGAAGAGGACTCTTGAGATTGTTCATAAAGAGGCTCCTAAAGGGTTCTTGCAGCTCTTGTCGCCACTCAATCCTTTTCCATCTCAACTTCGTTATCTTCAGTATGTGGCTAGGAGAAATATAGCACCTGAGTGGCCACCTCCTGAACGGGCTCTTTCTTTGGATTGTGTCATTTTTCGTGCCATTCCCAGTTTTGATGCTGGAAATGGGTGTAGGCCAATCATTCGTATTTTTGGTAGGAACTTACACACAAAGGGTGGACTTTCTACGCAGATGCTCTTCTCTATGTCTAAGAAGAAGAAGTCTGCCCTTCGGCACTACTGCCAG GCGGACTGTGATGTGATAAAGATTGACATTCAATGTTTGGTGCAAGGAGATGTTGTCTTGGAGTGTCTGCATTTGGACTTGGATTCTGAAAGGGAAGTTATGATGTTTCGTGTAATGTTTAATACCGCTTTTATTCGATCCAATATATTGATGCTCAATTCTGACAATTTGGACATTCTTTGGGATTCAAAAGAGCGGTATCCAAAAGGCTTCCGTGCAGAG GTTCTGTTTGGGGAGGTTGAGAGCATCTCCTCTCCGAAAGCCCCAACTACAATTTTAAATGGTGAGGAAAAAGGTGGATTGCCGATTGAAGCCTTTTCAAGAGTTCAAGAACTATTTAGTGGCGTTGAGTGGGTTGATAGCAGTGACGATGCTGCATTGTGGTTGCTTAAACAGCTATCAGTCATTAGTGATGCCAGAGAATTTTCAAGAATGCAAACTCAAGTGAGTTCATATGCATCACCTGTTGATTCTGAAGATGAAAATAATGCATCTAGCACTGCTGATAGTTCGGATGAAGCATTTGATTATGTTTCCAAGTCTACAGCTGAAGGAATGAAACCATTGATGTCAAATACTGTTGAGTCAGTTCCCTTATCTGCTGAAAGTAATGATCCACAGGATTTGGATCTAACTACAGACCCTCCACCTCAAGTTTCAGTCAAGGGTGTACCATCCTCTCTTCATCAACAATTATCAGTTGCGGGTGTAGGAACTCTGACTTCTCCATGCCCCCCTCAACCCCCTCCACCACCCCCTTTTGCTCgcacaccaccaccaccaccgcccCATCCTCCATCTTCTATTTCTAACCAAAGTCCTCTGTCAGTGGCTGCTCCACTAGACCCATACCCTCCTCCCCCCCCTCTGCCACCATCACCTCCTACACGTCCCTCTACTACTACTAGCAATAGTAaatctccaccaccacctccaccaccacctcctcttcCCAATGTCTCTAGTGGAGATTTATCAACAGCTTCAGTTCCCACTAGTAAAAGAGATATTCCACCACCTCCTTGTCCACCTCCCCCTCCCAACTTCTTCAATAAAGATGCTTCTTTACCACCTGCCTCTCATAATACATGTCtgctaccaccaccacctcctcctcctcctcctcctcctcctcttcctaaCTTCAGTAAAGATTCTGGTACACCACCTCCTCCTACCTGCAGAggcccaccaccaccacctcctcctcctcctcctcttcctaaCTTCAGTAAAGATTCTGGTACACCACCTCCTCCCACCTGCAGAggcccaccaccaccaccaccaccaccacctcctccaccaccacctcctccaccaccaccacctcctccaccaTCACCACCTCCTCCACCTCCCCTCTTGAGTTCTTCTAAAGGCCCACCACCTCCTCCTATTTCTTCTAAAACAAGACAATCCTCTGTGCCACAGCGGCTTCCAGtgcctccaccaccaccaccaccaccattgcCACCATTCTCAATGAGTACAACTAATAATGTTAAAACATCACCACAacagccgccgccgccgccaccaccaccaccccctCCTACGACACTGTCTTCAAGTTCAAAATCTACTGCTAGTTGTATTGGTGGGGCACcacctcctccgcctcctcctctgCCTCCTTTTGGTCGCAACCCTGCTAATGCCCCAAggccacctcctcctcctcctcctcctggtcGCAACCCTACTAATGCCCCAACgccacctcctcctccacctgGACCTACACGCCCCACTTCCACAGCACCGCCTCCGCCACCCAAGCCTCCTGCAGCTCCCCCTCCACCACCTGGTCGTGCCTCAGTACCAGGTCCACCTCCACCTCCTGGAGCAAAGGGCTCTAATGTgccaccacctccacctccatcTGCAGGAAGAGGAAAAGCTTCTTTAGGGGCAAGTAGCCACGTAAGAGGTCGAAGTGCTGGTGGGTCTGGTAATGCCCCCAAGAGAGCTTCTCTAAAGCCCCTGCATTGGGTGAAAGTTACTCGAGCAATGCAAGGGAGTTTGTGGGCTGACTCGCAAAAACAGGAAAACCAATCAAG GGCTCCTGAGATTGATATATCAGAACTTGAAAGTTTGTTCTCAGCAGCCTCTGTTTCAGATGGGAAAGGCAGTATTAAAGCTGGAGGTCGACGTGGTTCTCACATTAACAAACCTGAGAAAGTGCAATTG GTAGACTTGCGAAGAGCCTATAATTGTGAAATAATGctcacaaaaattaaaattccttTGCCAGACATGATT AAAGCAGTTCTAGCTTTGGATTCCTCAGCTTTAGACATTGACCAGGTTGAGAACCTCATCAAATTTTGTCCTACCAAGGAAGAAATGGAAATGCTGAGG AATTATACAGGTGACAAGGAAATGCTTGGAAAGTGTGAACAG TTTTTCCTGGAGTTGATGAAGGTTCCACGAGTTGAAGCTAAGTTGCGAGTGTTTGCGTTCAGAATTACCTTTTCTAGTCAG GTGGATGACTTAAGACGAAATCTGAATAGTATAAATGATGCTACTAGAGAg GTAAAAGAATCCGCGAAATTGCGTCAGATAATGCAAACAATTCTCACTCTGGGAAATGCTTTGAATCAGGGCACTGCACGAG GATCTGCTGTAGGATTCAAATTGGACAGTCTTCTTAAATTATCAGATACTCGTGcaagaaacaataaaatgacATTAATGCACTACTTGTGCAAG CTACTAGCTGAGAAAATGCCGGAGTTACTAGACTTTGATAAGGACCTTGTTCATTTAGAAGCTGCCTCTAAG ATTCAACTGAAAACTCTGGCTGAAGAAATGCAAGCTGTGAGTAAAGGCCTTGAAAAGGTTGAACAAGAACTCACCACTTCAGTAAATGATGGTGCCATCTCCACTGGCTTTCAAAAG GTCTTGAAGAATTTCCTTGACACTGCTGAATCTGAAGTTAGGTCACTTATCTCATTATATTCTGAAGTG GGAAGAAATGCAGATTCCTTGTCTCAGTACTTTGGAGAGGATCCGGCTCGTTGTCCCTTTGAACAAG TGACGCAAATCttggttgtttttgttaaattgttCAAAAAGTCACGAGAGGAGAATGAAAGACAGGCTGATgttgaaaagaagaaattggaaaaGGAAGCCATGAAAGAAAAGGCAACCACTAATTTATCTGCTAGGAAAGATGGTGTTGATAGCGATAAGTCAACGCTTGGCTTTCAAATTCAGAAAGACCTCCTTAATCATGGTTCTAATCACACGACAACCTGA